Proteins from one Uloborus diversus isolate 005 unplaced genomic scaffold, Udiv.v.3.1 scaffold_357, whole genome shotgun sequence genomic window:
- the LOC129233358 gene encoding putative nuclease HARBI1 produces the protein MSQHLLRKFVQYPSDQRAQENIKEEFFNYCGIGGVLGAIDCTHVAIIGPPNDGFHQERNYVNRKGWHSLNVQLICDMDTKILNVVARAPGCTHDSFIWRSSNLKTAFDEGNKIHGDGWLLGDAGYRQERHLHVPIEGAIPGSDEDKYNAAHAKGRCVIERCNGILKNRFRCLLKDRVLHYLPEVAAHITNSCVILHNMCVEDNIYWEDAVLDEEDELFDTVEDDDE, from the exons ATGTCGCAGCATCTCCTTCGGAAATTTGTGCAATACCCAAGTGATCAGAG AGCACAAGAAAATATAAAGGAGGAGTTCTTCAATTACTGTGGAATAGGAGGCGTACTTGGTGCAATTGACTGCACACATGTAGCAATAATTGGCCCACCTAATGATGGCTTTCACCAGGAGCGGAATTATGTCAACCGTAAAGGCTGGCATTCCCTAAATGTACAACTA atttgtgACATGGATACAAAAATCTTAAATGTTGTGGCTCGTGCCCCTGGTTGTACCCATGATTCCTTCATCTGGcgttcttcaaatttgaagacgGCATTTGATGAAGGAAACAAAATCCATGGTGATGGGTGGCTCTTAG GTGACGCTGGTTACCGGCAAGAACGACACTTGCACGTTCCAATAGAAGGTGCCATCCCAGGATCGGATGAAGATAAATATAATGCAGCTCATGCAAAAGGCAGGTGTGTGATAGAACGATGTAATGGCATCCTGAAAAACAGATTCAGGTGTCTCTTAAAGGATCGTGTGTTACATTACCTGCCTGAAGTTGCAGCGCACATTACAAATTCATGTGTAATTTTACACAATATGTGTGTAGAAGATAACATATACTGGGAAGATGCAGTTCTCGATGAAGAGGACGAACTGTTTGATACCGTCGAAGATGatgatgaataa
- the LOC129233359 gene encoding zinc finger protein 22-like: SFSQSGNLTKHLRTHTKEKPYSCEICQESFSESENLKRTHTKDKPYACEICKKSFSQSESLMKHLRTHTKEKPYSCEICGKSFSQSGHLKIHLKGHSREKPHF; encoded by the exons agtcattttctcagagtggaaaTTTGAcgaagcatttgaggacacacacgaaagaaaaaccatattcttgtgaaatttgtcaaGAGTCATTTTCGgagagtgaaaatttaaaaag gacacatacaaaagataAACCATAcgcttgtgaaatttgtaaaaagtcattttctcagagtgaaAGTTTGAtgaagcatttgaggacacatactaaagaaaaaccatattcatgtgaaatttgtggaaagtcattttctcagagtggacatttaaaaatccatttaaagGGTCATTCAAGAGAAAAACcgcatttttga